Proteins from a genomic interval of Clostridium scatologenes:
- a CDS encoding sigma-54 interaction domain-containing protein: MNALIKSISIPAILYKATEKHMIPNKKAYEILKNNISIKKNLENMLKYISKKDFEEYLKDIYIIGENENLISFYCLKFNDSSEYKIIIIQDISMALVETIKNKSNNVLLGSTKNNNIDIIATDGKGIILNISYFFEKYYNVNSEELLGKSVFELEKSGVFYPSATCKVLKTGQRVTILQKNRLNHEILVTALPIKDNTQNISRVVCFSYDITDLYKIKKQIGALEKNAEIYMKNLKSLENKKINFPNVVGKSKEMQEIFKLITKIADFDVNVIITGESGVGKSYFAKLIHNISRRNKEPFIEVNCGAIPENLLESELFGYEGGSFTGAKKEGKLGLIESAQNGTLFLDEIAEMSLNLQVKLLKVIQDKTFNRIGGRKAIKVNFRLITATNRDLKDLIKQRKFREDLFYRLNVVSIHIPALRRRKEDITALISYFMEKFNKKYNLNKKLSYCVMNNLVNYEWVGNIRELENMIERTLLISEGDIITEEFLPENIKNSHREMNGQQKNTLQEDLDSYEKDIVVKAFEKYKTTVAVAKALGISQATAVRKIKKYVRKYS, encoded by the coding sequence TTGAATGCTTTAATAAAATCAATATCTATTCCAGCGATACTTTATAAGGCTACAGAAAAGCATATGATACCTAATAAAAAAGCATATGAAATATTAAAAAATAACATTTCTATTAAAAAAAATTTAGAGAATATGCTTAAATATATTTCGAAAAAAGATTTCGAAGAATATTTGAAGGATATTTATATAATTGGAGAAAATGAAAATTTAATTTCTTTCTATTGTTTAAAATTTAATGATTCTTCTGAATATAAAATTATAATAATACAAGATATAAGTATGGCCCTAGTTGAAACTATAAAAAACAAGAGCAATAATGTGCTCTTAGGATCTACTAAAAATAATAATATAGATATTATTGCAACAGATGGAAAAGGTATTATTTTAAATATCAGTTATTTTTTTGAAAAGTATTATAATGTAAATAGTGAGGAATTGTTAGGTAAAAGTGTTTTTGAATTGGAAAAGTCAGGTGTATTTTATCCTTCAGCTACTTGTAAAGTTTTAAAAACTGGACAAAGAGTTACTATACTTCAGAAAAATAGACTAAATCATGAAATTTTAGTGACTGCACTTCCGATTAAAGATAACACACAAAATATTTCTAGAGTTGTCTGTTTTTCTTATGATATTACAGATTTATATAAAATAAAAAAACAAATTGGAGCTTTAGAAAAAAATGCTGAAATATATATGAAAAATCTAAAATCTTTAGAAAATAAGAAAATAAATTTTCCTAACGTAGTTGGAAAGAGCAAAGAGATGCAAGAAATATTTAAACTTATTACTAAGATAGCGGATTTTGATGTGAACGTTATTATTACTGGAGAATCTGGTGTGGGAAAGAGTTATTTTGCTAAGTTAATTCACAATATTAGTAGAAGAAATAAAGAACCTTTTATTGAAGTGAATTGTGGTGCTATACCAGAAAATCTTTTAGAATCAGAATTGTTTGGATATGAAGGTGGTTCGTTTACTGGAGCAAAAAAAGAAGGAAAATTAGGACTAATAGAATCAGCTCAAAATGGAACACTTTTTTTAGATGAAATTGCTGAAATGTCTTTAAATTTACAGGTTAAACTTCTTAAAGTAATTCAAGATAAAACATTTAATAGAATTGGAGGAAGGAAAGCTATTAAAGTAAATTTTCGTCTTATTACAGCAACAAATAGAGATTTAAAAGATTTAATTAAACAGAGGAAATTTCGAGAGGATTTATTTTATAGATTAAATGTGGTAAGTATCCATATTCCAGCTCTTAGAAGAAGAAAAGAGGATATAACTGCTTTGATTTCGTATTTTATGGAAAAATTTAATAAAAAATACAATTTAAATAAAAAATTATCTTATTGCGTAATGAATAATTTAGTTAATTATGAGTGGGTTGGAAACATAAGAGAATTAGAAAATATGATTGAAAGAACTTTATTGATTTCAGAAGGTGATATCATTACTGAAGAATTTTTACCAGAGAATATTAAAAATTCACATAGAGAAATGAATGGTCAACAAAAAAATACACTTCAAGAAGATCTTGATAGCTATGAAAAAGATATCGTAGTAAAAGCTTTTGAAAAGTACAAGACCACTGTAGCAGTTGCAAAAGCTTTAGGAATAAGTCAGGCTACAGCAGTAAGAAAAATAAAAAAATATGTACGTAAATATTCATAA
- a CDS encoding 4-hydroxyphenylacetate 3-hydroxylase family protein, which yields MALMTGEQYVESLRKLKLEIYLLGEKIDNPVDNPILRPSLNSVRMTYDLAQSPEYEDLMTTKSSLTGEKINRFTHLHQSAGDLVKKVKMQRLCGQKTAACFQRCVGMDAFNATFSTTYEIDKEHNTKYHENFKNFLKYVQENDLTVDGAMTDPKGDRGLSPSKQVDPDLYLRVVERRPDGIVVRGAKAHQTGICNSHEVLVMPTIAMRPEDKDYAVAFSIPTDTKGITMIIGRQSCDTRKIEKDTDIDVGNKEFGGVEALTVFDDVFVPNDRIFLNGETEFAGMLVERFAGYHRQSYGGCKVGVGDVLIGAAALAADYNGAAKASHIKDKLIEMMHLNETLYACGIACSAEGYPTKAGNYQIDLLLANVCKQNVTRFPYEIVRLAEDIAGGLMVTMPSEKDYHSPVVGKYVEKYLVGVASVPVEDRMKVLRLLENLCLGTAAVGYRTESMHGAGSPQAQRIMISRQGNLGKKKELAKAIARIK from the coding sequence ATGGCTTTAATGACAGGAGAACAATATGTAGAAAGTTTAAGGAAGTTAAAATTAGAAATTTATTTACTAGGAGAAAAAATAGATAATCCTGTTGACAATCCAATACTTCGTCCATCACTTAATTCAGTAAGAATGACTTATGATTTAGCGCAATCACCTGAATATGAAGATTTAATGACTACAAAATCAAGTCTTACAGGAGAAAAAATAAATAGATTTACGCACCTACATCAAAGTGCAGGAGATCTAGTAAAAAAAGTAAAAATGCAAAGATTATGTGGACAAAAAACAGCAGCCTGTTTCCAAAGATGTGTTGGTATGGATGCTTTTAATGCAACATTCAGTACTACTTATGAAATAGATAAGGAACATAATACAAAATATCATGAAAACTTTAAAAACTTTTTGAAGTATGTTCAAGAAAACGATTTGACTGTAGATGGAGCTATGACAGATCCAAAGGGAGATAGAGGTTTATCACCAAGCAAACAAGTTGATCCAGACTTATATTTAAGAGTTGTTGAAAGAAGACCAGATGGTATTGTAGTAAGAGGAGCAAAGGCACATCAAACAGGTATATGTAATTCACATGAAGTTTTAGTAATGCCGACTATTGCAATGAGACCAGAAGATAAGGATTATGCAGTAGCATTTTCAATACCAACAGATACAAAAGGAATAACAATGATAATTGGTAGACAATCATGTGATACTAGAAAAATTGAAAAAGATACAGATATAGATGTAGGTAACAAAGAATTTGGAGGAGTAGAAGCCCTAACAGTATTTGATGATGTATTTGTACCAAATGATAGAATTTTCTTAAATGGTGAAACTGAATTTGCAGGAATGTTAGTTGAAAGATTTGCAGGATATCATAGACAAAGCTATGGTGGATGTAAAGTTGGAGTTGGTGATGTATTAATAGGAGCTGCTGCACTTGCTGCTGATTATAATGGAGCTGCAAAGGCATCACATATAAAGGACAAGTTAATAGAAATGATGCACTTGAATGAAACATTATATGCTTGTGGAATTGCATGTTCAGCTGAAGGATATCCAACAAAAGCAGGAAACTATCAAATAGATTTATTATTAGCTAATGTATGTAAACAAAATGTAACAAGATTCCCATATGAAATAGTAAGATTAGCTGAAGATATAGCAGGTGGACTTATGGTTACTATGCCATCTGAAAAAGATTATCATAGTCCTGTTGTTGGAAAATATGTAGAAAAATATTTAGTAGGAGTAGCATCTGTACCAGTAGAAGATAGAATGAAGGTATTAAGACTACTTGAAAACTTATGTCTTGGTACAGCAGCAGTAGGTTATAGAACTGAATCAATGCATGGTGCAGGTTCGCCACAAGCTCAAAGAATAATGATATCTAGACAAGGAAACTTAGGTAAAAAGAAAGAATTAGCAAAAGCTATAGCTAGAATAAAATAA
- a CDS encoding DMT family transporter, producing MKKGYIFIILTALFYSTQEISGKFLASKGKMDPFQVMFIVFFIGAIILFPLAIKDIKSKNIEIDFNDLIYIGICGVLSATISMSMLQFAVTYTQASTSAVLFCTNSIFTVPFAYFILKEKVKKTTLISMAISLVGVVIIFQPAKVISGMNSSRDFIGILFAFGAAIVWSLYTVLSKKKINKYGGYVFNFIAFSFGVLALLLILIFTNRPIFHGVTTNNIIVLLYMGIFIKAIGYICYLGAVKETSAVTASTVFLIKPALATILSVVVLSEKIALSTIVGIVFIVLGSYINFSSNKKENVNNEKTVKV from the coding sequence TTGAAAAAGGGATATATATTCATTATTTTAACGGCACTATTCTATAGTACTCAGGAAATTTCAGGTAAGTTTTTGGCATCAAAAGGAAAAATGGATCCCTTTCAAGTTATGTTTATTGTATTTTTTATAGGGGCTATAATATTATTTCCATTAGCTATAAAAGATATAAAATCAAAAAATATTGAAATTGATTTTAACGATTTGATTTATATTGGAATTTGTGGTGTATTGTCAGCAACAATTTCTATGTCAATGTTACAATTTGCTGTTACTTATACACAAGCATCTACATCTGCAGTTTTATTTTGTACTAACTCTATATTTACAGTGCCATTTGCATATTTTATACTAAAGGAAAAAGTAAAAAAGACTACTTTAATATCAATGGCAATTTCATTAGTTGGTGTAGTTATTATATTTCAACCTGCAAAAGTTATAAGTGGAATGAATAGTTCAAGAGATTTTATTGGAATATTATTTGCATTTGGTGCTGCAATAGTATGGTCTTTATATACAGTATTAAGTAAGAAAAAAATTAATAAATATGGTGGATATGTTTTTAATTTTATTGCTTTTTCATTTGGTGTATTAGCGTTATTACTTATTTTGATTTTTACAAATAGACCAATTTTCCATGGTGTTACAACAAATAATATTATAGTGTTGCTTTATATGGGTATTTTCATAAAGGCAATAGGATATATATGCTATCTTGGAGCAGTAAAAGAAACATCAGCAGTAACTGCGTCTACTGTTTTCCTAATAAAACCAGCATTAGCTACAATACTTTCAGTAGTAGTGTTGAGTGAAAAAATAGCATTGAGTACAATAGTAGGAATAGTATTTATAGTTTTAGGTTCGTATATAAACTTTTCAAGTAATAAAAAAGAAAATGTAAACAATGAAAAAACAGTTAAGGTATAA
- a CDS encoding 4-hydroxybutyrate dehydrogenase has product MKLFQVQPQIFSFENCKDFADFFNIGEGDFILTNEYIYTPAMGSLKLKADVVFQEKYGNGEPSDEMINSILKTMKGKQYKRIIAIGGGTVIDICKILALKTTDDVVDLFDKKVPIEKDQELIIVPTTCGTGSEVTNVSISEIKRKHTKMGLAVDELYASYAVLIPELVKGLPFKFFVTSSIDALIHAVESYVSPKASVYTELFSENAIKLILNGYMQILEKGEDYRTEIINDFVIGSNYAGIAFGNAGCGAVHALSYPLGGNYHVPHGEANYQFFTEVFKTYNRLNPDGKIKKINNILAEILGVKDTDNIYDELSKLLDKLLIRKPLKEYGMKKEEIDLFTDNVIEGQQRLLANNYVPLSREEIRGVFQRLY; this is encoded by the coding sequence ATGAAATTATTTCAGGTACAGCCTCAAATTTTCTCATTTGAAAATTGTAAGGATTTTGCAGATTTTTTCAATATAGGAGAAGGAGACTTTATATTAACTAATGAATATATATACACACCAGCCATGGGCTCCCTTAAGCTGAAAGCAGATGTTGTATTTCAGGAAAAATATGGAAATGGTGAACCATCAGATGAAATGATTAATAGTATTCTTAAAACTATGAAGGGTAAACAATATAAAAGAATCATTGCTATAGGTGGAGGTACAGTTATTGATATATGTAAAATACTTGCCTTAAAAACTACGGATGATGTAGTAGATTTATTTGATAAAAAGGTTCCTATAGAAAAGGATCAGGAACTTATAATAGTTCCTACTACATGTGGAACAGGATCAGAGGTTACTAATGTATCAATATCTGAAATAAAAAGAAAACATACAAAAATGGGACTTGCAGTAGATGAATTATATGCTAGCTATGCTGTATTGATTCCTGAATTAGTAAAAGGACTTCCATTTAAATTCTTCGTAACAAGTTCTATTGATGCATTGATTCATGCTGTTGAATCTTATGTTTCACCAAAGGCTAGTGTTTATACAGAATTATTTAGTGAAAATGCTATTAAATTAATTTTAAATGGATATATGCAAATACTTGAAAAAGGTGAAGACTATAGAACTGAAATCATTAATGATTTTGTCATAGGAAGTAACTATGCTGGTATAGCTTTTGGTAACGCAGGTTGTGGAGCTGTACATGCATTATCATATCCATTAGGTGGAAACTATCATGTGCCTCATGGAGAAGCTAATTATCAATTCTTTACAGAAGTATTTAAAACTTATAATAGATTAAATCCAGATGGAAAAATAAAAAAGATAAACAATATCTTAGCAGAAATACTAGGCGTAAAAGATACTGATAATATCTATGATGAATTATCTAAATTACTTGATAAATTGCTTATTAGAAAACCATTAAAGGAATATGGAATGAAAAAAGAAGAAATAGATTTATTTACTGACAATGTTATAGAAGGACAGCAAAGACTTTTAGCAAATAACTATGTTCCTTTAAGCAGAGAAGAAATTCGTGGAGTTTTTCAAAGACTATATTAA
- a CDS encoding NifU family protein: MNEKILKVIDEKVRPYLNGHNGDIEVLEVKDGVVKVRLLGQCSGCISAKYTVQDIVQNSLKEEIPEINKVELIDSLSKETLDMARKILNKNAK, from the coding sequence ATGAACGAGAAAATATTAAAAGTAATTGATGAAAAAGTAAGACCATATTTGAATGGACATAATGGAGATATTGAAGTTTTAGAAGTAAAAGATGGGGTAGTTAAAGTTAGACTTTTAGGACAATGTAGTGGATGTATTTCAGCAAAATATACGGTTCAAGATATAGTGCAAAATTCACTAAAAGAAGAAATTCCTGAAATTAATAAGGTAGAACTTATAGATAGTTTGAGTAAAGAAACTTTAGATATGGCAAGAAAGATATTAAATAAAAATGCTAAGTAA
- a CDS encoding membrane protein, with protein sequence MALRIREDGKEQPYTHAGSFKIRIPGVHYKFEISDYIQGLLMCAVCLAAIPMLQQYLGMPFNVALAIVTLNGILYCTHVLLGDPVVPGWVTPAIPLLMLYVSTYPMGPERVQALIAFEMSLGILAAFLGVTGLGKKVISLVPASMQAGIIMGAGLAAVNTVFGKGGKFESYPWTITICIGLGFYLLFSNQFKSIRNKNKVIQIISNLGILPVMILAVIIGPIVGETIVPNIKWGISQPAYGELWNKWTFWSIGFPSLKMFISAIPMVFSAYVILFGEMIQAQALLEDAGKSRPDEIIEYNPNRTHLIFGLRNILMSIIGPDITMCGPLWAAMQVVVCDRYKHGRKAMDSINGGAGSFRFGTLTGYFLLPIVTLVTPILNIAMALTMLIQGYVSVRIGVLKARTMNDLGIAGIMAAVIIAKGAAWGLGVGIVLCLLILLGNKKEYDVNVFK encoded by the coding sequence ATGGCTTTAAGAATAAGAGAAGATGGGAAAGAACAACCATATACACATGCAGGTTCATTTAAAATACGTATTCCTGGAGTTCATTACAAGTTTGAAATATCAGACTACATTCAAGGACTTTTAATGTGTGCGGTATGTCTTGCAGCAATTCCTATGCTTCAGCAGTATTTGGGAATGCCATTTAATGTTGCTTTAGCTATAGTAACACTTAATGGAATATTATATTGTACTCATGTACTTTTAGGAGACCCTGTTGTACCAGGATGGGTCACACCAGCGATACCACTTTTGATGTTATATGTTAGCACTTATCCAATGGGACCAGAAAGAGTACAAGCTTTGATTGCATTTGAGATGTCACTTGGTATATTAGCTGCTTTTTTAGGTGTTACTGGGCTTGGTAAAAAGGTAATTTCACTTGTTCCAGCTTCTATGCAAGCAGGTATTATTATGGGAGCGGGATTAGCGGCTGTAAACACTGTATTTGGTAAAGGTGGAAAATTTGAGAGTTATCCTTGGACTATTACTATATGTATAGGCTTAGGATTTTATTTATTGTTTTCAAATCAATTTAAAAGTATAAGAAATAAGAATAAAGTTATTCAGATAATTTCTAATTTAGGTATTTTACCTGTTATGATATTGGCAGTAATCATAGGACCTATAGTAGGTGAAACTATAGTGCCTAATATTAAATGGGGGATTTCTCAACCAGCCTATGGTGAACTTTGGAATAAATGGACATTTTGGAGTATAGGTTTTCCATCACTTAAGATGTTTATAAGTGCTATTCCTATGGTATTTTCGGCATATGTAATACTATTTGGTGAAATGATTCAAGCACAAGCACTTTTAGAAGATGCAGGAAAATCTCGTCCTGATGAAATTATCGAGTACAATCCTAATAGAACTCATCTAATATTTGGATTACGTAATATATTAATGTCAATTATAGGGCCTGATATAACTATGTGTGGACCACTTTGGGCAGCGATGCAAGTTGTTGTGTGTGATAGATATAAACATGGAAGAAAGGCTATGGATTCTATAAATGGAGGAGCAGGCTCATTCAGATTTGGTACTTTAACTGGATATTTTCTTTTACCTATAGTTACTCTTGTTACTCCTATACTTAATATAGCAATGGCTTTAACAATGTTGATACAAGGATATGTTTCAGTTAGAATAGGCGTATTAAAAGCACGTACTATGAATGACCTTGGAATTGCAGGAATTATGGCAGCTGTAATAATAGCAAAAGGAGCAGCATGGGGACTTGGAGTAGGAATTGTATTATGCTTGCTAATACTACTTGGAAACAAAAAGGAATACGATGTTAATGTTTTTAAATAA
- a CDS encoding aldehyde dehydrogenase family protein, giving the protein MDSKQVINELVQKGKEACQAIEGYNQEQVDALVKAIGKVIYDNAEILAKETVDETGMGVYEDKVAKCKLKPGVIWTHLKDKKSVGIIKEEPERALLYVAKPKGVIGAITPTTNPIVTPMCNAMFAIKGRNSIIVAPHPRSKKCSTHAVELMNAELKKLGAPENLIQIIEEPSIELTQELMHAVDVVVATGGMGMVKSAYSSGKPAYGVGAGNAQVIIDKGYDYVKAAQDIIAGRKYDNGIICSGEQSIIAPAEDHAEIMKAFVENGAYYVEDEATVEKFRKGIFPNGTIDKNIVGQSVQTVAKIVGVDVPEGTKVIVLKGKGIGKEDLLCKEKMCPVMVTLTYNTFEEGVDIAKANLLYEGAGHTVTIHSDNDEHIRYAGVTLPISRLVVNQCSTSAGGSYFNGFNPTTTLGCGSWGNNSISENLTYEHLINISRIGYFNKKAKAPSYEEIWG; this is encoded by the coding sequence ATGGATAGTAAACAGGTTATAAATGAATTAGTACAAAAAGGAAAGGAAGCATGTCAAGCTATAGAAGGATATAATCAGGAACAAGTAGATGCTTTAGTTAAAGCAATTGGTAAAGTAATATATGATAATGCAGAAATACTTGCAAAAGAAACAGTAGATGAAACTGGCATGGGAGTATATGAAGATAAAGTTGCTAAATGTAAATTAAAGCCAGGAGTTATTTGGACACATTTAAAAGATAAAAAATCAGTTGGTATTATAAAAGAAGAACCAGAAAGAGCATTGTTATATGTAGCTAAACCTAAGGGGGTTATAGGAGCAATTACTCCAACAACAAATCCAATAGTAACACCTATGTGTAATGCTATGTTTGCTATAAAAGGAAGAAATTCTATAATAGTTGCACCACATCCAAGATCTAAAAAATGTTCAACTCATGCTGTAGAATTAATGAATGCAGAATTAAAAAAATTAGGTGCTCCAGAAAATTTAATTCAGATAATAGAAGAACCATCTATAGAATTAACTCAAGAACTTATGCATGCTGTTGATGTAGTTGTTGCTACTGGTGGTATGGGAATGGTTAAATCAGCTTATTCTAGTGGAAAACCAGCTTATGGAGTTGGAGCAGGAAATGCTCAAGTTATCATAGATAAAGGTTATGATTATGTTAAAGCAGCTCAAGATATAATAGCAGGAAGAAAATATGATAATGGAATTATATGTTCAGGTGAGCAATCAATTATAGCTCCAGCAGAAGATCATGCTGAAATAATGAAAGCATTTGTAGAAAATGGTGCTTATTATGTTGAGGATGAAGCAACTGTTGAAAAATTTAGAAAAGGTATATTCCCAAATGGAACAATAGATAAAAATATTGTTGGACAATCAGTTCAAACTGTAGCTAAAATTGTAGGTGTAGATGTTCCAGAAGGAACTAAAGTTATAGTATTAAAAGGTAAAGGCATAGGTAAAGAAGATCTTCTTTGCAAAGAAAAAATGTGTCCAGTTATGGTAACATTAACTTATAATACATTTGAAGAAGGCGTTGATATAGCAAAAGCAAATTTATTATATGAAGGTGCAGGACATACAGTAACTATTCATTCAGATAATGATGAACATATAAGATATGCAGGTGTTACTTTACCAATAAGTAGATTAGTTGTTAACCAATGTTCAACTTCAGCAGGTGGAAGCTATTTTAACGGATTTAATCCGACTACTACTTTAGGTTGTGGTTCATGGGGAAATAATAGTATTTCAGAAAACTTAACTTATGAACACTTGATAAATATTTCAAGAATAGGATACTTCAACAAAAAAGCTAAAGCTCCATCTTATGAAGAAATTTGGGGTTAA
- a CDS encoding acetyl-CoA hydrolase/transferase family protein, producing MNGRIRNSEILKRVVSAEKAAELIKDGMVIGISGFTPSGYPKAVPSALTKRVNSTGEKMKLSVYTGASVGPEIDGDWSKAGIIARRLPYQTNKELRNGINDGSIEYTDMHLSHVAQYVNYGILPKIDIAIVEAVSITEEGFIVPSTGIGNSVNYIQNADKVIVEVNENQPIELEGLSDVYTVENPPCRKPIPMTAPGDRIGTTYIPCDLDKIAAVVITNLMDKTRPLSVVDDVSKAISKNLIKFLEKEVSENRLPKDLLPIQSGVGSVANAVLAGLCDSDFENLTCYTEVIQDSMLDLLRCGKAKLASGTSLSPSPEGVLKFREDIDFFKDKIILRPQEISNNPEVIRRLGLISINTALEIDIFGNVNSTHVMGSKMMNGIGGSGDFARNAYLTIFTTESIAKKGCISSIVPMVSHTDHTEHDVMVIITEQGVADLRGLSPKERAYAIINNCAHPDYKPMLLEYLKKGLKESPSKHTPHLLEEALSWHVRFIKTGTMKNN from the coding sequence ATGAATGGTAGAATAAGAAATTCAGAAATTTTAAAAAGAGTTGTATCTGCAGAAAAAGCAGCAGAATTGATAAAAGATGGGATGGTTATTGGAATAAGTGGATTTACTCCATCAGGTTATCCTAAAGCAGTACCTTCTGCATTAACTAAAAGAGTTAATAGTACAGGAGAAAAAATGAAATTAAGTGTTTATACCGGTGCATCTGTTGGACCAGAAATTGATGGTGATTGGAGTAAAGCAGGAATAATTGCAAGAAGATTACCCTATCAAACAAATAAAGAATTAAGAAACGGTATAAATGATGGTTCTATTGAGTATACAGATATGCATCTAAGTCATGTAGCTCAATATGTTAATTACGGTATACTACCTAAAATTGATATAGCTATAGTAGAAGCAGTTTCAATTACAGAGGAAGGATTTATAGTGCCATCAACAGGCATTGGAAATTCAGTGAATTATATTCAAAATGCAGATAAAGTAATTGTTGAAGTTAACGAAAATCAACCAATTGAATTGGAAGGATTATCAGATGTATATACTGTAGAAAATCCACCATGTAGAAAACCTATACCAATGACAGCACCTGGAGATAGAATTGGTACAACTTATATACCTTGTGATTTAGATAAGATTGCAGCAGTAGTAATTACAAATTTAATGGATAAAACAAGACCACTTTCTGTAGTAGATGATGTATCAAAGGCTATATCAAAAAATTTAATTAAGTTTTTGGAAAAAGAAGTTAGTGAAAATAGATTGCCAAAAGATTTACTACCTATTCAATCTGGAGTAGGAAGTGTTGCTAATGCTGTACTTGCAGGATTATGTGATTCGGATTTTGAAAATTTAACTTGCTATACAGAAGTTATTCAAGATTCTATGTTGGATTTATTGAGGTGTGGTAAAGCTAAGTTGGCATCAGGAACATCATTAAGTCCTTCACCAGAGGGAGTTTTGAAATTCAGGGAAGATATTGATTTCTTTAAGGATAAGATAATTTTGAGACCTCAAGAGATTAGCAACAATCCAGAAGTTATTAGAAGATTAGGACTTATATCTATAAATACTGCATTAGAAATAGATATATTTGGAAATGTAAATTCCACTCATGTTATGGGAAGCAAGATGATGAATGGTATAGGTGGTTCAGGTGATTTTGCAAGAAATGCATATCTAACAATATTTACAACAGAATCAATAGCTAAAAAGGGATGTATATCATCTATAGTTCCAATGGTTTCTCATACAGATCATACAGAACATGATGTAATGGTAATTATAACTGAACAAGGAGTAGCTGATTTAAGAGGCTTAAGTCCAAAAGAGAGAGCTTATGCTATTATTAATAATTGTGCACATCCTGATTATAAACCAATGCTTTTAGAATATTTAAAAAAGGGATTAAAAGAGAGTCCTTCAAAGCATACTCCTCATTTATTGGAGGAAGCTTTATCATGGCATGTTAGATTTATTAAAACAGGAACAATGAAAAATAATTAG